One genomic window of Opisthocomus hoazin isolate bOpiHoa1 chromosome 16, bOpiHoa1.hap1, whole genome shotgun sequence includes the following:
- the MRPL20 gene encoding large ribosomal subunit protein bL20m: MVVLSGARWLRSRLTDRFWRVQEVLKYARHFRGRKNRCYKLAVRSVRRAFVKSTKARREKKRFLRALWITRIEAASLEHGLKYPAFISNLLKSQVELNRKMIADLAIYEPKTFKSLAALAQRRRQEGFLAALGDGKEPAGIFSRIVHHH; this comes from the exons atgGTGGTGCTGAGCGGGGCGCGCTGGCTCCGCAGCCGCCTCACCGACCGCTTCTGGAGGGTGCAGGAGGTGCTCAAGTATGCGCGG CACTTCCGTGGAAGGAAGAACCGCTGCTACAAGCTGGCTGTGCGAAGCGTTCGGAGAGCGTTTGTGAAGTCTACAAAGgccagaagagagaagaagagattCCTCAGAGCG CTCTGGATCACAAGGATTGAAGCAGCCTCTCTAGAACATGGTTTGAAATACCCAGCTTTCATAAGCAATCTGCTTAAG TCCCAGGTGGAGCTGAATAGGAAAATGATTGCCGATTTGGCTATTTATGAGCCGAAGACGTTCAAGTCCCTAGCTGCCTTAGCCCAGAGGAGGAGACAAGAAGGCTTCCTTGCTGCCCTGGGAGATGGAAAAGAACCAGCGGGGATATTTTCACGCATTGTACACCACCATTGA
- the TMEM278 gene encoding transmembrane protein 278, translating into MSGQDTEDFRAENLSEKSRMIPSLPPYDMDDQLLPREPRSTWCCMAWTLMVVIMNSLVFLINLLLMLVIFTIVLLPTIVVVYFGFQCHSRVLHSAARYCKSILDDNSSSALIILGFIIMSPLIVVAMAIYCSLARRLRLFMCFQPYSRAVYKGVKWRWYEEGGLCSCAKGWNTQVKAWV; encoded by the exons ATGTCTGGCCAAGACACTGAGGACTTTAGAGCAGAAAACCTCTCTGAGAAGTCTCGGATGATTCCTAGCCTCCCGCCATATGACATGGATGACCAGCTCCTTCCCCGTGAGCCACGGAGCACCTGGTGCTGCATGGCATGGACCCTGATGGTAGTCATCATGAACTCCTTGGTCTTTCTCATCAACTTGCTCCTGATGCTTGTTATCTTCACCATTGTGCTGCTTCCTACCATTGTGGTGGTTTACTTTGGCTTCCAATGCCACTCTCGG GTGCTGCACTCAGCTGCCCGCTACTGCAAGAGCATCTTGGATGACAACAGCTCTtctgccctcatcatccttggCTTCATCATCATGTCCCCTCTTATCGTGGTGGCCATGGCTATCTACTGCAGCCTGGCAAGGCGTCTCCGTCTCTTCATGTGCTTCCAGCCCTACAGCAGGGCTGTGTACAAGGGGGTGAAGTGGCGCTGGTATGAGGAGGGAGGCCTGTGCAGCTGTGCCAAGGGGTGGAACACTCAAGTCAAGGCCTGGGTATGA